A stretch of Shinella zoogloeoides DNA encodes these proteins:
- the trbB gene encoding P-type conjugative transfer ATPase TrbB: MTASHQKPETIARGARMLRTALGASIARFLEDPGVVEVMLNPDGRIWVDRLSEGLADTGDRLSAADGERIVRLVAHHVGVEVHSRSPRVSAELPETGERFEGLLPPVVTAPTFAIRKPAVAVFTLDDYVNAGIMTSHQAEVLRLNVATRANILVAGGTSTGKTTLINALLAEVAKTSDRVVIIEDTRELQCAAPNLVAMRTKDGVATLSDLVRSSLRLRPDRIPVGEVRGSEALDLLKAWGTGHPGGIGTIHAGSGIGALRRLEQLIQEAVITVPRALIAETIDLVAVLAGRGSSRRLVELARVDGLGPDGDYAITHLITLATTPKGNPS, encoded by the coding sequence ATGACCGCATCACATCAGAAACCCGAGACGATTGCGCGTGGTGCGCGGATGCTGCGCACCGCGCTCGGGGCATCGATTGCCCGGTTTCTGGAAGATCCCGGTGTGGTCGAGGTGATGCTGAATCCCGATGGCCGCATCTGGGTGGATCGGCTCTCCGAAGGTCTGGCCGATACGGGAGACAGGCTGTCTGCGGCTGATGGCGAGCGGATCGTCAGGCTGGTCGCCCATCATGTTGGCGTCGAAGTTCATTCCCGAAGTCCGCGTGTATCGGCCGAACTGCCTGAGACCGGAGAGCGCTTCGAAGGGTTGCTGCCGCCTGTCGTCACGGCGCCAACCTTTGCCATCCGCAAGCCCGCCGTCGCGGTGTTCACGCTCGACGACTATGTAAACGCTGGGATCATGACCAGCCATCAGGCCGAGGTGTTGCGCCTGAACGTCGCCACGCGGGCCAATATCCTCGTCGCGGGCGGCACCTCCACTGGCAAGACCACGCTGATCAACGCGCTGCTGGCAGAAGTCGCCAAGACTTCGGATCGCGTCGTGATCATTGAAGACACGCGCGAACTGCAATGCGCCGCGCCCAATCTGGTCGCGATGCGCACCAAAGATGGCGTGGCGACGCTCTCCGATCTGGTGCGCTCGTCGCTACGCCTGCGCCCGGATCGCATCCCGGTCGGCGAGGTTCGCGGGTCCGAAGCTCTCGACCTCCTTAAAGCCTGGGGCACCGGCCATCCGGGCGGGATCGGCACCATCCATGCCGGTTCCGGCATTGGCGCGCTGCGACGCCTCGAGCAGCTCATCCAGGAAGCCGTCATCACTGTCCCGCGCGCCCTGATCGCCGAGACTATCGACCTTGTCGCCGTTCTTGCCGGACGTGGATCGTCCCGCCGCCTGGTCGAACTCGCCCGCGTCGATGGGCTGGGACCGGACGGCGACTACGCCATCACGCATCTCATTACTTTGGCAACCACCCCGAAAGGAAACCCTTCATGA
- a CDS encoding DUF736 domain-containing protein: protein MPQIGQFARDASGFAGQLVTLTMKRDLVIVPAEHSDAENAPDYRVHYIEHDGPEVGAAWKRTGEKAGEYLSVLLDDPALPHPIRANLFRDDDAGSSWSLHWSRPRPREDRD from the coding sequence ATGCCACAGATCGGTCAATTTGCGCGTGACGCATCCGGCTTCGCCGGTCAGCTCGTCACGCTCACCATGAAGCGCGATCTCGTCATCGTGCCCGCTGAACATTCCGATGCGGAGAATGCGCCGGACTATCGCGTCCATTACATTGAGCATGACGGTCCCGAGGTCGGTGCTGCATGGAAACGCACCGGCGAAAAGGCTGGCGAATATCTCTCGGTGCTGCTCGACGATCCGGCCTTACCGCACCCGATCCGCGCCAACCTGTTCCGCGACGACGATGCAGGCTCGTCATGGTCGCTGCACTGGAGCCGCCCGCGGCCCCGCGAAGATCGCGACTGA
- a CDS encoding VirB3 family type IV secretion system protein, whose amino-acid sequence MAGGFEQLDAVPGFSIPVHRALTEHILLGGAPRSIAIVNGTLAGAVGLGLRLWLVGIAIWAVGHFLAVWAAKRDPLFVEVGRRHLRIPGHLSV is encoded by the coding sequence ATGGCGGGCGGGTTTGAACAGCTCGATGCGGTGCCGGGCTTCTCTATCCCGGTTCACCGGGCGCTGACCGAGCATATCCTGCTCGGCGGCGCACCGCGTTCGATTGCCATCGTCAACGGCACGCTGGCCGGCGCCGTCGGCCTCGGCCTTCGTCTCTGGCTGGTTGGCATCGCCATCTGGGCGGTGGGACATTTCCTCGCGGTATGGGCTGCCAAACGCGATCCGCTTTTTGTCGAGGTGGGCCGCAGGCATCTGCGCATCCCCGGTCATCTGTCGGTGTGA
- a CDS encoding DUF2840 domain-containing protein, which translates to MTGKTGRGAHEHPLADGPAPFTTLVELAFQKRKVEHWIRFGHKSFEQIIDRRRSLVGFAPESIFAFVRWASNDYGTIVSRLDILRAVGRGEPFQTVPFVRPGGEILLRIDGWPKVQQALAAIDAVDALGVDPADAAPDHWRHVHNRMIAGQDPNPYTPERHAAWVSRRRIAP; encoded by the coding sequence ATGACCGGCAAAACCGGGCGTGGTGCGCATGAACATCCGCTGGCGGACGGTCCAGCGCCCTTCACCACACTTGTCGAACTGGCCTTCCAGAAGCGGAAGGTTGAGCACTGGATACGCTTCGGCCACAAGAGCTTTGAGCAGATCATCGACCGCCGCCGCAGTCTCGTCGGCTTCGCACCCGAAAGCATCTTCGCCTTCGTCCGCTGGGCCTCCAACGACTACGGCACCATCGTCTCGCGGCTCGACATACTGCGCGCTGTCGGGCGTGGCGAGCCGTTCCAGACCGTGCCCTTCGTTCGCCCCGGCGGCGAGATCCTGCTGCGTATTGATGGCTGGCCAAAGGTGCAGCAAGCGCTGGCCGCCATCGACGCCGTGGACGCGCTTGGCGTCGATCCTGCGGATGCTGCGCCGGACCATTGGCGGCACGTCCACAACCGCATGATCGCCGGTCAGGACCCCAACCCCTACACGCCGGAACGCCATGCCGCATGGGTCAGCCGCCGGAGGATCGCACCATGA
- a CDS encoding relaxase/mobilization nuclease domain-containing protein produces the protein MMSGDDESRFLPKPGRIRSDVPKAGKAKSFLTQAKKLARQHSNRPGRSSSFASRTYSSPSSGSAGKSGKASPAGKGPGVKRGRGAAFVRVRMLSGGWRHSTAGVRRVVVKTRYAQSAGKNGKGAAHLRYIQRDGTSRDGERGQLYSATEDRADGDAFLDRSKDDRHQFRFIVSPEDAADLSDLTDHTRDLMNRIEADLGTKLDWVAVNHHNTGHPHVHVIVRGKDDLGENLVINGDYLANGIRERASELTTLELGPVTEIEQSRKLSAEIDQDRFTRIDRAMTEEADERFLDLRHEPADARRQFNRTLRLRRLAKLEKMGLAMEHAPGVWELGAKMEPALRELGERGDIIRNMHKALKADGQERDPMTFQLHDAAPAAPIIGRVVDKYLTDEMGENLTLVVDGIDGRTHHLPGIDPARVEDARIGSIVEVGPADTAQRPSDRTISAISENGIYRPSRHLEQAKFEGRVPGGDYEGYVDAHVRRLESLRRAGIAERIDADQWRIPEDFESRATAYDAGRNRQASIRVVSTFDLEKQIGADGATWLDRRLVTPDASDLTPAGFGQQVREAMDQRREHHIAQGDATRQQNGRILYRRNLLANLREREVARVGAEMASSKGLPFRAAADGENISGKFTGTAHLSSGKFAIVEKSHEFTLVPWRPVIDRQLGREVAGIVQGGSVSWQMGRTRGLGI, from the coding sequence ATGATGAGTGGCGACGACGAGAGCCGCTTTCTCCCAAAGCCTGGCCGCATCAGGTCGGACGTGCCGAAGGCGGGCAAGGCGAAGAGCTTTCTGACGCAGGCAAAGAAGCTGGCGCGTCAGCATAGCAACCGCCCCGGCAGATCATCATCATTCGCATCACGGACCTACTCGTCGCCTTCATCTGGTTCGGCCGGAAAGAGTGGGAAGGCATCGCCGGCCGGCAAAGGTCCGGGCGTCAAGCGTGGTCGTGGTGCGGCCTTTGTCCGCGTCCGAATGCTGTCGGGCGGCTGGCGGCACAGTACGGCCGGCGTGCGCCGCGTCGTTGTCAAGACCCGTTATGCCCAGAGCGCGGGGAAGAATGGCAAAGGGGCTGCCCATCTGCGCTACATCCAGCGCGACGGCACCTCGCGCGATGGCGAACGTGGCCAGCTCTATTCGGCGACCGAGGACCGCGCTGATGGAGATGCCTTCCTTGATCGCAGCAAGGATGATCGCCACCAGTTCCGCTTCATCGTCTCGCCCGAGGATGCCGCCGATCTTTCCGATCTCACCGACCACACCCGCGATCTGATGAACCGCATCGAGGCCGACCTTGGCACGAAACTCGATTGGGTGGCTGTCAATCACCACAATACCGGCCATCCCCATGTCCACGTCATTGTTCGGGGGAAGGACGATCTGGGCGAGAACCTGGTTATCAATGGCGACTATCTCGCCAATGGTATTCGTGAGCGGGCGAGCGAACTGACCACGCTGGAACTCGGCCCCGTGACCGAGATCGAGCAGAGCCGCAAGCTGTCTGCCGAAATCGATCAGGACCGCTTCACGCGCATCGACCGCGCCATGACCGAGGAAGCCGACGAAAGGTTCCTCGATCTGCGCCACGAACCAGCAGATGCACGCCGCCAGTTCAACCGCACACTTCGCCTGCGCCGTCTCGCCAAGCTGGAAAAGATGGGGCTGGCTATGGAACATGCACCCGGCGTCTGGGAGCTTGGCGCGAAGATGGAACCGGCGCTGCGTGAACTCGGTGAGCGCGGTGACATCATCCGCAACATGCACAAGGCGCTGAAGGCCGATGGGCAGGAACGTGATCCGATGACCTTCCAGCTTCACGATGCCGCACCCGCGGCGCCCATCATCGGCCGCGTCGTGGACAAATATCTCACCGACGAGATGGGCGAAAACCTGACGCTCGTGGTGGACGGTATCGACGGGCGAACACACCATCTTCCCGGCATTGATCCGGCCCGCGTCGAAGATGCCCGAATCGGCAGCATCGTGGAAGTCGGCCCCGCCGACACGGCGCAACGTCCCTCTGATCGCACCATCTCTGCGATCTCGGAGAATGGTATCTACCGACCGAGCCGCCACCTCGAACAGGCGAAGTTCGAGGGACGTGTGCCGGGTGGCGATTATGAGGGCTATGTCGATGCCCATGTCCGGCGATTGGAGTCGCTACGCCGGGCCGGGATTGCCGAGCGGATCGACGCCGACCAGTGGCGCATCCCCGAAGACTTCGAGAGCCGCGCCACCGCCTATGATGCCGGTCGCAACCGGCAGGCCAGCATCCGTGTCGTCTCGACCTTCGATCTGGAAAAACAGATCGGCGCCGATGGCGCGACCTGGCTGGACCGACGATTGGTCACACCGGACGCCTCGGACCTTACCCCGGCAGGGTTCGGCCAGCAGGTGCGCGAGGCTATGGACCAGCGGCGTGAACACCATATCGCACAGGGCGATGCCACGCGGCAGCAGAATGGACGCATCCTCTATCGGCGCAACCTGCTCGCCAATCTGCGAGAAAGGGAAGTGGCCCGCGTCGGTGCGGAAATGGCCAGCAGCAAAGGCTTGCCGTTCCGGGCGGCTGCAGATGGCGAAAATATCAGCGGCAAGTTCACCGGGACCGCACATCTATCGAGCGGCAAGTTCGCCATTGTCGAAAAGAGCCACGAGTTCACTCTTGTCCCATGGCGGCCAGTGATCGACCGCCAGCTCGGCCGCGAGGTTGCGGGCATCGTGCAGGGTGGATCGGTATCGTGGCAAATGGGGCGAACACGAGGGCTCGGGATTTGA
- a CDS encoding lytic transglycosylase domain-containing protein: MRSRTFLLFTALLSAGSGSMPAMAQVTLQPAPVTAHPHAAFIAEASQRFGIPEHWIRAVLRVESAGDVRAISSAGAMGLMQVMPDTWAGLRRRHGLGRDPYDPRDNIFAGTAYLREMWDRYGNVAAMLAAYNAGPGRYDEHLATGRTLPAETRAYVATLAPVLGRATAPDVPTIVPPPPPDWREAPLFVVQSSGHSATANQPSNDVRATVPMRVSVDQEPQDGGIFVARAGNGDEP, encoded by the coding sequence ATGCGATCCCGCACCTTTCTTCTCTTCACGGCCCTGCTGTCGGCTGGCAGCGGCTCGATGCCGGCCATGGCGCAGGTCACGCTGCAACCTGCGCCTGTCACCGCGCATCCCCATGCTGCGTTCATTGCCGAGGCGTCACAGCGTTTCGGCATTCCAGAGCACTGGATTCGAGCCGTGCTGCGCGTGGAAAGCGCGGGCGATGTGCGCGCAATTTCATCGGCGGGCGCGATGGGACTGATGCAGGTCATGCCCGATACCTGGGCGGGCCTGCGCCGCCGCCATGGTCTCGGGCGCGACCCTTACGATCCGCGCGATAACATCTTCGCAGGCACGGCGTATCTGCGCGAGATGTGGGACCGCTATGGCAATGTTGCGGCCATGCTTGCCGCCTACAATGCTGGTCCCGGTCGCTATGACGAGCATCTGGCGACGGGCCGCACTTTGCCCGCTGAAACGCGCGCCTATGTCGCCACGCTCGCACCTGTTCTTGGCAGGGCGACTGCGCCTGATGTGCCGACGATCGTGCCGCCGCCACCGCCGGATTGGCGCGAAGCTCCGCTCTTCGTTGTGCAATCCAGCGGCCATTCGGCGACGGCCAATCAACCGTCGAACGACGTCCGCGCAACCGTTCCTATGCGCGTTTCCGTCGATCAGGAGCCGCAGGACGGCGGCATATTCGTGGCCCGTGCGGGCAATGGAGACGAGCCATGA
- a CDS encoding S26 family signal peptidase, producing the protein MSRRHILAVSMLAVGTLVATAVADPPTRLIWNATASAPIGFYTVVPADVVEVPELVVIAPPEPLERFMVERGYIGRGVPLLKRVLGLPGQRVCRSGATITVDNVEMGDALERDRMGRDLPVWQGCRIIRDGELFLMNWEIRDSLDGRYFGPVPASSVIGRALPLWTDEEGDGRYEWRAVTH; encoded by the coding sequence ATGAGCCGCCGTCATATCCTCGCCGTGTCCATGTTGGCCGTCGGTACGCTTGTCGCCACGGCCGTTGCCGATCCGCCAACCAGGCTGATCTGGAATGCGACCGCCAGCGCGCCCATCGGCTTCTACACAGTTGTTCCTGCCGATGTGGTCGAAGTTCCTGAACTCGTCGTCATCGCGCCGCCCGAACCGCTGGAGCGGTTCATGGTCGAGCGCGGCTATATCGGGCGGGGCGTGCCGCTGCTGAAACGCGTCCTCGGCTTGCCGGGACAGCGCGTCTGCCGCAGCGGTGCGACGATCACCGTCGATAACGTCGAGATGGGCGATGCACTGGAGCGCGACCGGATGGGACGCGATCTGCCGGTCTGGCAGGGCTGCCGCATCATCCGCGACGGCGAACTCTTCCTCATGAATTGGGAAATCCGGGACAGCCTCGACGGCCGTTACTTCGGACCTGTTCCCGCCAGTTCCGTCATCGGCCGGGCGCTTCCGCTCTGGACCGATGAGGAAGGCGATGGCCGCTACGAATGGCGGGCGGTCACGCATTGA
- a CDS encoding replication initiator protein A, whose amino-acid sequence MAAQHPSASERGQLDLFRALPGEFAPRDAQDLMAYPFFSLSKSHRIRPIDFALGNVSIRVEAVPDHGMATIWDADILIWAASQIVEARDAGLRTSRLMAATPYEILTFTGRGTSLRDYQRLKAALDRLQSTTVATSIRQRANGRRHRFSWINEWHERTDANGRPDGIEMIVPDWFYSAVLDDALILTIDRAYFNLTGGLDRWLYRLVRKHGGRQKNGWRFDFRHLHQKSGSLSPFKRFAFELRDIIRRQPLPGYTLFAEVETGGRMLLAFEPVPACGKPVDSLVLSGTRTIVPSGTGGSCYREPKHLLSFGNKSENRALNLESNTESNFEERRRDVEKLIAKAGAALRSGAHKGKLTPPKQGSPASTSTPELPLGKPGGQR is encoded by the coding sequence ATGGCAGCGCAGCATCCATCCGCCTCGGAACGCGGACAACTCGATCTGTTTCGGGCGCTTCCCGGGGAATTCGCACCACGAGACGCGCAGGATCTCATGGCCTATCCTTTCTTTTCCCTTTCCAAATCGCACCGTATCCGCCCGATTGACTTTGCCTTGGGCAACGTCTCGATCCGTGTCGAAGCTGTTCCCGATCACGGTATGGCGACGATCTGGGACGCCGATATACTGATCTGGGCGGCCAGCCAGATCGTGGAAGCGCGGGACGCCGGTCTGCGCACGTCGCGCCTGATGGCGGCAACGCCTTATGAAATCCTGACATTCACAGGGCGCGGAACCTCCCTGAGGGACTATCAGCGCCTGAAGGCGGCGCTGGACCGGCTGCAATCGACCACGGTTGCAACCTCGATCCGCCAGCGCGCGAATGGACGGCGACATCGTTTTTCGTGGATCAACGAATGGCACGAGCGGACCGATGCCAATGGCCGTCCGGACGGCATCGAGATGATCGTGCCCGACTGGTTCTACAGTGCGGTTCTGGATGACGCCCTGATCCTCACCATCGACCGGGCCTATTTCAATCTGACCGGCGGGTTGGATCGCTGGCTCTATCGCCTGGTGCGCAAGCATGGTGGGCGACAGAAAAACGGTTGGCGGTTCGACTTCCGTCACCTGCACCAGAAATCGGGCAGTCTGTCGCCGTTCAAGCGCTTCGCCTTCGAGCTGCGCGACATTATCCGCCGCCAGCCACTGCCCGGCTACACCCTGTTCGCCGAGGTCGAAACCGGCGGCCGGATGCTGCTCGCTTTCGAGCCTGTCCCGGCCTGTGGAAAACCTGTGGATAGTCTCGTGCTATCGGGAACCCGGACTATCGTGCCATCAGGAACCGGAGGCTCGTGCTATCGGGAACCCAAACACCTCCTATCCTTCGGTAACAAAAGCGAAAATCGCGCCCTTAACTTAGAGTCTAACACAGAATCTAACTTTGAAGAGCGGCGGCGCGATGTGGAAAAGCTCATCGCGAAGGCTGGTGCGGCCCTCAGATCGGGTGCCCATAAAGGCAAGCTGACACCCCCAAAGCAAGGATCGCCCGCGTCAACAAGCACGCCTGAACTTCCTCTCGGCAAGCCGGGAGGACAGCGATGA
- a CDS encoding CopG family transcriptional regulator, whose translation MTSRTRMNVYFSPDLLKQVEGLALRRNVSKSAVIEAAVASFLSGDTTERLEAAMSRRLDKLGRQFDMLDEDVAILGETLSLFVQFWLTMTPPLSDSAKQSARIKGNERFEGFMQTLGKRLASGDRFLKELSRDMDSLHDLSSQGQSEADGNQL comes from the coding sequence ATGACGAGCCGCACCCGCATGAATGTCTACTTCTCCCCGGATCTACTGAAGCAGGTCGAAGGCTTGGCGCTGCGCCGCAATGTTTCAAAATCCGCAGTGATCGAGGCTGCGGTAGCATCCTTCCTGTCTGGTGACACGACCGAACGGCTGGAAGCCGCAATGTCGCGACGCCTGGATAAGCTTGGCCGCCAGTTCGATATGCTGGACGAAGATGTGGCCATCCTCGGCGAGACGCTTTCGCTGTTCGTACAATTCTGGCTCACCATGACGCCGCCGCTGTCAGATAGCGCGAAACAGTCGGCGCGCATCAAGGGCAACGAGCGCTTCGAAGGCTTCATGCAGACGCTGGGCAAGCGCCTGGCTTCCGGCGACAGATTCCTGAAAGAGTTGTCGCGGGATATGGATTCGCTTCACGATCTTTCGTCACAAGGCCAGTCCGAAGCGGATGGAAACCAGCTCTGA
- a CDS encoding TrbC/VirB2 family protein, producing the protein MIRTISRGCRIMATAAATVSISLMLAPAAHASGSSMPWEAPLQSILQSIEGPVAKIIAVIVIIATGLALAFGDTSGGFRRLIQIVFGLSIAFAASSFFLSFFSFGGGALI; encoded by the coding sequence ATGATCCGCACGATTTCACGCGGCTGCCGCATCATGGCAACCGCCGCTGCCACTGTTTCCATCAGTCTGATGCTGGCGCCTGCCGCACACGCCTCCGGCTCCTCCATGCCCTGGGAGGCCCCGCTTCAGTCGATCCTCCAGTCGATAGAAGGTCCTGTCGCCAAGATCATCGCCGTCATCGTCATCATCGCCACCGGCCTGGCGCTGGCCTTTGGCGATACCTCCGGCGGCTTCCGCCGCCTGATCCAGATCGTCTTCGGCCTGTCCATCGCCTTCGCTGCGTCGAGCTTCTTCCTGTCGTTCTTCTCGTTCGGCGGCGGGGCGCTCATCTGA
- a CDS encoding helix-turn-helix transcriptional regulator — protein sequence MRPDLAALPPRYLRTKEAADFLSLSARTLEKHRTYGTGPAYHKLGGRVVYSVEDLAAWVARGSVTSTSDPRGQVLPAKPLPPTAFTSPKRITR from the coding sequence ATGCGACCTGATCTCGCCGCCTTGCCGCCACGCTACCTGCGCACCAAGGAAGCTGCCGATTTCCTCAGCCTGTCCGCGCGCACGCTGGAAAAGCACAGAACCTACGGAACCGGACCTGCCTATCACAAGCTCGGCGGCCGCGTTGTCTATTCGGTCGAGGATCTCGCAGCCTGGGTTGCGCGCGGATCAGTCACTTCCACGTCGGACCCGCGTGGACAGGTTCTCCCGGCGAAACCTTTGCCCCCGACCGCGTTCACCTCGCCCAAGCGCATCACGCGCTGA
- the parA gene encoding ParA family partition ATPase — MIVALLNQKGGVGKTTLALHLAGAWAAEGKRVILIDADPQGSALDWSQRRGHEGLPRLFSVIGLARDTLHREAPELARDADHVVIDGPPRVAGLMRSALLAADLVLVPVQPSPFDGWASAEMLALLNEARIYRPELAARFLLNRCAARTVIARETAETLADQDPPLLATTIGQRVAFAEAAQTGRLVSETDGGERAAHEVTALVAEIDSLGIGRIVR; from the coding sequence ATGATCGTCGCTCTCCTCAATCAGAAAGGCGGTGTCGGAAAAACCACGTTGGCGCTGCATCTCGCCGGTGCGTGGGCTGCGGAAGGCAAACGCGTCATCCTGATCGACGCCGATCCGCAAGGCTCCGCACTCGACTGGTCGCAGCGGCGTGGCCATGAAGGGCTGCCAAGGCTGTTCAGTGTCATCGGCCTGGCCCGCGATACGCTGCACCGGGAAGCGCCGGAGCTGGCGCGTGACGCCGACCATGTCGTCATCGATGGTCCGCCCCGTGTCGCTGGTCTGATGCGCTCAGCGCTGCTTGCAGCCGATCTGGTGCTGGTCCCGGTGCAGCCATCTCCTTTCGACGGCTGGGCCTCCGCCGAGATGCTGGCGCTTCTGAACGAAGCACGCATCTATCGTCCTGAACTGGCCGCCCGTTTTCTGCTGAACCGATGCGCTGCGCGCACCGTCATCGCCCGCGAAACGGCTGAGACACTGGCGGACCAAGATCCGCCGTTGCTGGCCACGACCATCGGCCAGCGCGTCGCCTTTGCTGAAGCCGCACAAACTGGGCGACTGGTCTCAGAGACCGATGGCGGCGAACGGGCTGCACATGAGGTCACAGCGCTGGTGGCCGAGATCGATAGCCTCGGGATCGGGAGGATTGTGCGATGA
- a CDS encoding conjugal transfer protein TraG, translated as MRGGRILWGQIIVVFTIVLVMVWTSTQWVAFRLGFQPQLGNPWFDVAGWPVYYPPAFFWWWFSYDAYAPDIFTEGALIATSGALFAIAAAFFMSIIRAREARNVATYGSARWAENKEIHVAGLLGPDGVVLGRHSKDYLRHDGPEHVLCFAPTRSGKGVGLVVPTLLTWPGSCIVHDIKGENWNLTAGFRSHHGRVLLFDPTNVHSAAYNPLLEVRQGEWEVRDVQNIADILVDPEGSLDKRNHWEKTSHSLLVGAILHVLYAEKDKTLAGVASFLSDPRRPVEATLRAMMDTPHLGEAGVHPVIASSARELLNKSENERSGVLSTAMSFLGLYRDPVVTCVTARCDWRIADLVEAKEPVSLYLVVPPSDINRTKPLIRLILNQVGRRLTEELETSGKRHRLLLMLDEFPALGRLDFFESALAFMAGYGLKAFLIAQSLNQIERAYGQNNAILDNCHVRVAFAANDERTAKRISDALGTATEMRDSTNYAGHRLAPWLGHLMVSRQETARPLLTPGEIMQLPPTDEIVMVAGVPPIRAAKARYYADARLQERVLPPPDLRKQSVKMETSAPDDWTSRVVTPTVGHGPASNTSDGDPADAGIRREPELPEHEEIIPAPPPPSQEFDFLDDEPDVDAAKARAMRQRMRMVARQASLDPNDGIDL; from the coding sequence ATGCGTGGTGGCCGAATACTCTGGGGCCAGATCATTGTCGTATTCACCATTGTCCTGGTGATGGTCTGGACTTCGACACAATGGGTGGCCTTCCGCCTTGGCTTTCAGCCCCAGCTCGGCAATCCATGGTTCGATGTTGCGGGATGGCCGGTCTATTATCCTCCGGCCTTTTTCTGGTGGTGGTTTTCCTATGACGCCTATGCGCCCGACATTTTCACCGAGGGCGCGTTAATCGCCACGTCCGGGGCGTTGTTCGCTATCGCCGCCGCTTTTTTCATGTCGATCATCCGGGCGCGCGAGGCGCGCAACGTCGCCACCTACGGTTCGGCGCGATGGGCCGAGAACAAGGAAATCCATGTTGCCGGACTGCTCGGTCCCGATGGCGTGGTCCTTGGCAGGCACAGCAAGGACTATCTCCGGCACGACGGCCCCGAGCATGTCCTTTGTTTCGCGCCCACCCGATCAGGCAAAGGCGTCGGTCTCGTTGTGCCGACGCTGCTGACCTGGCCGGGAAGTTGCATCGTGCACGACATCAAGGGTGAGAACTGGAATCTGACGGCCGGCTTCCGGTCCCATCACGGCCGCGTCCTGCTGTTCGATCCGACCAATGTGCATTCCGCAGCTTACAACCCGCTGCTGGAAGTCCGTCAGGGGGAGTGGGAAGTCCGCGATGTCCAGAACATCGCGGATATTCTGGTCGATCCCGAGGGCAGTCTCGACAAGCGCAACCACTGGGAAAAGACCAGCCATTCGCTACTGGTCGGCGCCATCCTGCATGTACTCTATGCCGAGAAGGACAAGACGCTGGCCGGCGTCGCGAGTTTTCTGTCCGATCCCCGCCGTCCGGTCGAGGCAACCTTGCGCGCCATGATGGACACACCGCATCTGGGCGAAGCCGGTGTGCATCCCGTCATCGCTTCGTCGGCACGCGAGCTGTTGAACAAATCCGAGAACGAACGCTCCGGTGTTCTGTCCACAGCGATGTCTTTTCTCGGCCTCTACCGAGATCCGGTCGTGACCTGCGTGACGGCCCGCTGCGACTGGCGCATTGCTGATCTGGTCGAAGCAAAAGAACCCGTCAGCCTCTACCTCGTCGTACCGCCATCGGACATCAATCGCACAAAACCGCTGATCCGCCTCATCCTCAATCAGGTCGGGCGGCGGCTGACCGAGGAGTTGGAAACCTCCGGCAAGCGCCATCGCCTGCTGTTGATGCTGGACGAGTTCCCCGCGCTCGGGCGGTTGGACTTCTTTGAATCGGCACTCGCCTTCATGGCCGGTTATGGCCTCAAAGCGTTCCTGATCGCGCAGTCGCTCAACCAGATCGAGCGCGCCTATGGGCAGAACAACGCCATTCTCGACAACTGCCATGTGCGTGTCGCCTTTGCTGCCAATGATGAACGCACCGCCAAGCGGATCAGTGATGCGCTCGGCACGGCCACGGAAATGCGCGATTCCACCAACTATGCCGGTCATCGCCTCGCGCCATGGCTGGGGCACCTCATGGTGTCGCGGCAGGAAACGGCGCGGCCACTCCTGACGCCCGGCGAAATCATGCAGCTTCCGCCAACCGACGAGATCGTCATGGTAGCGGGTGTGCCGCCCATCCGCGCCGCCAAGGCGCGCTACTATGCCGATGCGCGGCTTCAGGAACGGGTGCTGCCGCCGCCCGATCTACGCAAGCAGTCGGTGAAGATGGAAACATCGGCACCAGACGACTGGACGAGCCGTGTTGTTACGCCCACGGTTGGCCACGGACCCGCGTCGAACACGTCCGACGGCGATCCTGCCGATGCCGGTATCCGTCGTGAGCCGGAGCTTCCCGAGCATGAGGAAATCATCCCGGCACCACCGCCGCCATCGCAAGAATTCGACTTTCTCGATGATGAGCCCGACGTCGATGCCGCCAAGGCCCGCGCTATGCGTCAGCGGATGCGCATGGTCGCGCGGCAGGCATCTCTCGACCCCAATGACGGCATCGACCTTTGA